In Peromyscus eremicus unplaced genomic scaffold, PerEre_H2_v1 PerEre#2#unplaced_722, whole genome shotgun sequence, a single window of DNA contains:
- the Polr2k gene encoding DNA-directed RNA polymerases I, II, and III subunit RPABC4, whose amino-acid sequence MDTQKDVQPPKQQPMIYICGECHTENEIKSRDPIRCRECGYRIMYKKRTKRLVVFDAR is encoded by the exons ATGGACACTCAGAAAGACGTTCAGCCCCCAAAGCAGCAGCCGATGATATATATTTGTGGAG AGTGTCACACCGAAAATGAAATAAAGTCCAGGGATCCAATCAGATGCAGAGAATGTGGATACAGAATAATGTACAAGAAGAGGACTAAAAGAT TGGTGGTCTTTGATGCTCGATGA